The window TCGTAGAATGCGACCTTATCCTGATTCCCAGATAATTGAGCTTGAGCCCTTTTCTGTTCCAAAGTTTTAAGTCCATTCTCTAAGCCTCTCTTATCTTCCTTACTGAGAGGTTTTCTTAGTTTAAGACGTACGAAGGATTGCTCGAAAGAAACTGTGGAAACCTCGTATTCGGTGTTTCTAAAGTTTCCAAATAAAGCAACAATTGCAAAGATAAAAACAAGCTTAGCGAAGTTGAAAGTCTTCATATTTCTTGTAATATAACAAATTcgaataataaaagttaattatttattatcaaatagaTTTCTGAAAGTGATTGGTAGgaaaatttatattgttaattatttgagatTTTCACACTGTGTGAGttcaaagttattttttggGATAACAATATTCAGATTTGACCAGTCTCCTGGTCTCCTTACTACCGATTATTTCTCTaagataaaaatttattaatgtattgtatatatatgtgtgaataatttttactgtgttaaatatatacttgtaacaaattattttactATTTACTCTTATATTTAGATGTTTAGTCTAATTTGAGTAGAATTTTTACAACattcattatttcaaaaacgGTCTTTAATGGTGCATTTAGCATTTGTGTGCACCCAAAGATATTGGGTGAAACTAAATATTTCCAGCTAATTTAATATAGctaaatagaaaaaataaaatctaatactatatttatttttgagcTAGCTTAAACATTCAGTCTTACtataaaagaattaaaatatttataattactttcttcaataaatttataaaataatgCGGGATAATGTGTGCATGCGCATTTAAtgttaaataaataataaaagtcaGATTTAAAAGATAAGAAATCCTTTTATTTGTTAAAGAGTTACATTATTTCTGTTTAATTAATCTTCATTCGTCTAGTAAATTATCTAAAAGTggttgatttttttttgatgaatacatttttaattagtaggaaaaataattaattttcgtaaatatattttttgtaaaaaaTAGACAGCacataaatataaatagatAAATGGCATTGAAGggaattgaattttttggatttgaaGGCAGAATTTTATCATTGTTTAATAGTTGAAAATGGGAGGAGGCGGATCTAGTCCAGAACccactactactactactactactactactactactaccactactactactactactactacaaGAAAAACCACTCAGTCAACAAGTACTAGTACAGAAACAACAACATCAACTGCCTTAGTAACTACAACTACGAAGGCACCTCAAAGTGTTACTGGAAGTAGATTTGAAGTGCCAAAAAATAAGGGCGATGATTATGAAAATGGTAGATTATCATTTATATTCCCAATTCATAGTTTGAAAGAAACTGACTTGACAATTGAATtcttaaatgaaaataatattacaattaccacatttaatttcaaaagatgCTGTGCAAAAATAATGAACTCAGTAACAGGATATTTTGATACTTTTGAATATCCTTCAAATTGGGAATCTATTACCTCAATGAACCTTACAATCGCATGGACAACAGcaatgatttatttaattatatcgTCAACACTGGTTCCTCTTGCTGGAATAGTTGGTTATGAAAACCCTTCtccaaattcaatattgttCAAAgataagaataaaaatgaaatttccACTGCTTGGTACTTTAATCcagattttgaaaatattctatCCAATTCATGTGTCATCACCTCTCCTGGAAATAAATGCAAGAGCGGTTCAGTTAAATTAACTATGGATGAACCATTTACTCCAGAAAAACAATACTTAAGATATGCATTTGCTGCTCCTCcagaatatttatatcCTGTAACTATTACGATTTATTCATCTGCATCATTCCTGGcatcaataaaattttcTAAGGCTATGGTTGAAATAAgttcagaaaaaaaattaaatacgATTACTATTCCTTCTCCAATAGAAACAGGACAATGGATTGCAGGCGATATCTTCCTATTGACTAGCTCTGGATATGATTTtctaaaaaataattcaaataattttcaatgtTTATTTATCACTACCGCTTCTTGTTTTGCTACTCAATCAACTCAGAAATGGAGAAATTACGACAAAAATTTAGATCTATTACGTTATGCATATATTAAAGGTACCGAATACAGAACAAAAAGCAGCGaatatataatgaattCATCTACggataataatttttcagaaaatacTTCAGAAAGTGAAATTGTATACCTTTACGTTTCATACAATAATGTTATCATTGGAGGTGTTCCTATTCCTTATTCTTCGGAAATTACTGAGTTAAGAATTACAGGTACTAAAAATCTTGTTCCAATTGCATATTGGAGGCTATCTCAAGGAATGACTCCCTCAATCACTGTTTCTACCGACATATTAAAAGGTTTAATACCGCAAATCAAGTCGGTATGAATTTCAATAACTACATTTTCGAGGCTCTATacttcaaattcaatattttttttttaagttaattttttttgtatagTAAATTTATCTGAGTGACTTCGatgttaatatttaaatatttagataattaatttgtttgtaataattatttcatcattttatttttaaattgcACTAAGACACAAAATATTGCATGCAGAGACTTTGcgtaaatattttattttaaatttcaaataatattctaaaaaaaatcaatataattAGGCATTGAAACATATTTTCCATTGTTTTAATTGAACctaatttgaaaaaatcCATTCTATTTTTGGGCAACGTTAATTTCTTTAGTCTGTAAGACAAAATGGGTGCTGAAATAAGTAATTGTCAATTCACAAAATTAGGTGATGCATGCTATTCACCATTTTCAATGATAAATAACACATTAAGTGAAGCTGCtgcaaataattttgtcttaaatcttgaaaagtctaaattcaaatcagaaaataatcaatattGGCTTTCATGTATGGTTGGTTCAGTGCCATATAATGGAACTTTAGAATGTGATGTTGAAAATTATGCAACAATCATCTGTGGAAATAGTAAGTTatacaatttattttaaatttgttgTTAAGTTATTTACtcttattattcattttaaagaaagaatgaGATTTAGACACAGAGAAAATTGTCTTTTTGGATTccaatttagaaaaaatgaaactATTGTTTTTGATGTaagtaaagaaaataaaaaacatcaccaaattcaaaatataattctCTTAAAATGTTTAAATTATAGAATAGAGATCTTCAGAATCCTTTGTTAGCTTTCCCTCTTCCAACGAATCAATTGGCTGTTGCAACTCAATTTTATGATGAAAATTTCCAAGAGAAATGGGTTTTAAGAAGTGGCTTTTCAGGTAAGTCTTATgtatatttcaaaatagaTTTTATCAAAACTATAATTATAGGTTATGTTCCAAATCTCGGACTTGTATTAGATTCAACTATTCTTCATCCAgagaatattaaaa is drawn from Cryptosporidium parvum Iowa II chromosome 4, whole genome shotgun sequence and contains these coding sequences:
- a CDS encoding hypothetical protein (ORF structures, BLASTX, and comparsion with Cryptosporidium hominis suggest that there are three genes in this region; these three genes are named cgd4_30, cgd4_31, cgd4_32; experimental evidence is needed to validate the annotation) gives rise to the protein MGGGGSSPEPTTTTTTTTTTTTTTTTTTTTRKTTQSTSTSTETTTSTALVTTTTKAPQSVTGSRFEVPKNKGDDYENGRLSFIFPIHSLKETDLTIEFLNENNITITTFNFKRCCAKIMNSVTGYFDTFEYPSNWESITSMNLTIAWTTAMIYLIISSTLVPLAGIVGYENPSPNSILFKDKNKNEISTAWYFNPDFENILSNSCVITSPGNKCKSGSVKLTMDEPFTPEKQYLRYAFAAPPEYLYPVTITIYSSASFLASIKFSKAMVEISSEKKLNTITIPSPIETGQWIAGDIFLLTSSGYDFLKNNSNNFQCLFITTASCFATQSTQKWRNYDKNLDLLRYAYIKGTEYRTKSSEYIMNSSTDNNFSENTSESEIVYLYVSYNNVIIGGVPIPYSSEITELRITGTKNLVPIAYWRLSQGMTPSITVSTDILKGLIPQIKSV
- a CDS encoding hypothetical protein (manually annotated according to blastx results and ORFs. See cgd4_30); amino-acid sequence: MGAEISNCQFTKLGDACYSPFSMINNTLSEAAANNFVLNLEKSKFKSENNQYWLSCMVGSVPYNGTLECDVENYATIICGNSKLYNLF